One Phycisphaerae bacterium RAS2 DNA window includes the following coding sequences:
- a CDS encoding site-specific tyrosine recombinase XerD, translated as MRLFKARYRDRRTGQRRLASRWYIGIMVNGRERKFRGYADKRATRVLGERLTDLAGLRESGLEPDAALAKWIRGLPDDMKVRLADLELIDARHVTNTQSLMEHFKSYKAALLNGSASPRQKGPDTPGHVRLIEKRITAVLDGIRAQHILKVDAEKVAEYLAGRRAKPRKDGGLSAASSNHYLSALRRFFTWMVRTDRATRNPLSMLVLIDTAAHKKHVRRSFEPDDLQMLLQYVRNAPPCFGVDGESRYWLYRIAAETGLRSGELRSLTVESFDLAAAEPSVTVSASYSKRRRTDTQPLRTDTAVGLRDFFSSKLPTACAFKMPAPCNVVRMLRKDLEGARAAWIERAESPKERHARERAATLKPFDDAGRVLDFHCFRVYFISAVVAGGADLKTAQDLARHSTPTLTMNTYAKRFRGTDRAAIASLPDLTVTQDDTARATGTAGLVGIARTRAD; from the coding sequence ATGCGACTCTTTAAGGCACGATACCGCGACCGTCGAACCGGCCAGCGCCGTCTGGCGTCGCGGTGGTACATCGGGATCATGGTCAATGGTCGCGAGAGGAAGTTTCGAGGCTACGCCGACAAGCGGGCCACGCGGGTGCTGGGTGAGAGGCTGACCGATCTGGCAGGGTTGCGGGAGTCGGGGCTGGAGCCGGATGCCGCGCTGGCGAAATGGATTCGCGGCTTGCCGGACGACATGAAGGTGCGTCTCGCGGATCTGGAGCTGATCGATGCACGCCACGTCACGAACACGCAATCCTTGATGGAGCACTTCAAGTCCTACAAGGCCGCCCTATTGAACGGCTCGGCCTCCCCCCGGCAGAAGGGACCGGACACCCCCGGTCATGTGCGACTGATTGAGAAGCGCATTACGGCGGTGCTCGATGGAATCAGGGCCCAGCACATTCTGAAAGTTGATGCGGAGAAGGTGGCCGAGTACCTCGCCGGTCGGCGCGCCAAGCCTCGCAAGGATGGTGGACTTTCTGCGGCCTCATCGAATCACTACTTGTCGGCCTTGCGCCGATTCTTCACCTGGATGGTCCGGACGGACCGGGCCACGCGCAACCCCCTGTCCATGCTCGTGCTGATCGACACCGCTGCGCACAAGAAGCACGTCCGCCGCTCGTTCGAGCCGGATGATCTGCAGATGCTCCTCCAATACGTTCGCAATGCGCCCCCCTGCTTTGGAGTCGATGGTGAATCGCGCTATTGGCTCTACCGAATCGCCGCCGAGACCGGACTGCGGAGCGGTGAGTTGAGGAGCCTGACGGTCGAGTCCTTTGATCTTGCGGCAGCGGAGCCATCCGTCACTGTCTCGGCTTCGTATTCAAAGCGCCGCCGGACGGACACCCAACCCTTGCGGACCGACACAGCCGTTGGCCTGCGTGACTTCTTCTCATCGAAGTTGCCAACGGCGTGCGCGTTCAAGATGCCCGCTCCGTGCAACGTTGTTCGGATGCTGCGGAAGGACCTCGAAGGCGCTCGGGCAGCATGGATTGAGCGAGCGGAGAGTCCGAAGGAGCGCCACGCGCGAGAGCGAGCCGCCACGCTCAAGCCGTTCGACGATGCCGGCCGTGTGCTGGACTTCCACTGTTTCCGGGTTTACTTCATCTCGGCGGTTGTGGCCGGCGGCGCGGACCTCAAGACGGCCCAAGACCTCGCGCGGCACTCCACGCCGACGCTGACCATGAACACCTACGCGAAGCGCTTCCGGGGGACGGATCGAGCAGCCATCGCCTCGCTGCCGGACCTGACGGTGACGCAAGACGACACCGCCCGCGCGACTGGAACGGCTGGTCTGGTCGGCATTGCTCGCACACGTGCTGACTAA